The segment TCTCCTAATAAACTTCCTTATAAAACCCATATGGGTGCGTATATTAATGTAAAAGGTCGTAAGTCTGATTATTGTGGCTATTACGTACACCTTCAGCCCGGTAAATCGTTCTTGGGAGGAGGTAGTATTGGTCTGCCTACCAAAAGACTAACTCGAATAAGAGAACAGATCATGGAACGTATAGATGAATACATAGATATCGTAGAAGACCCTAAGTTTAAGAAGTACTTTCCTATTATTGGTATGGATTTCTTGAAGACCGCCCCAAAAGGATTCTCAAAAGATTACAAGTATATTGATTATCTGCGTTGTAAGGAGTATATTTGTTCATACGATGTTACCGATGATTTCTTTTTAAACCCTTCTTGTTTAGATGAAATAGGAGAGGTCTTTCAGCAAAATAAGCGTTTTGCAGACTTTATTAACTCGGCATTAGGATATTAAAACTCTAGATAAATGAAAAAACAAACCCTTCCAATTATACAGAATGACCCATGGTTAAAACCATACGAGAGTGCAATTGTGGGTAGGCACGAAGCAGTGCTATCCAAGGAAAAAGACTTAACAAATGATGGAGCATTTTCATTAAGTGATTTTGCTACAGGCTATCTCTATTTTGGGCTGCATCAAACTAAAGAGGGGTGGGTAATAAGAGAGTGGGCTCCCAATGCTACCTCTCTCTTTTTAATAGGAACCTTTTCGTTTTGGACAGAACAATCGGAATATCAGTTTCAGAGAAAAGAAAATGGAGTATGGGAGTTGAATATTCCTCAGGGAGTATTGGTGCATGGAGAAATCTATAAATTAAAAGTTTATTGGAATGGGGGGAGTGGAGAGCGTATTCCCGCTTGGGCAACAAGAGTAGTGCAAGATCCTTCAACCAATATATTTTCGGCTCAGGTATGGAGTCCTGAACAGCCCTATAAATTCAAACATAAAAATTTTGTACCCCAACGAGATCCATTGTTAATCTATGAGTGCCACATTGGTATGGCACAAGAAGAAGAAAAAGTGGGTACGTATAAAGAATTTCAAGAAAACGTTCTACCTCGAATCGTTGATGCTGGCTACAATTGTATTCAGATTATGGCTATTCAAGAACATCCTTATTATGGTAGTTTTGGATATCATGTATCTAGCTTCTTTGCTGCATCATCTCGCTTTGGTACTCCCGAAGAGTTGAAAGAACTGATAGATACGGCTCACGGAATGGGTGTTTCGGTTATCATGGATTTGGTTCATTCTCATGCTGCTAAAAATGAAGTAGAAGGATTGGGGAATTTTGCAGGAGATCCTAATCAGTATTTTTATGCTGGTGAAAGACGAGAACACAAACAATGGGATTCATTGTGTTTTGACTATGGCAAGAATGAAGTGCTTCATTTCTTACTATCCAATTGTAAATATTGGTTGGAAGAGTATAACTTTGACGGATTCCGATTTGATGGCGTAACCTCTATGTTGTACTATAGCCACGGAATGGGTGAATCATTCACAAATTATAGCGATTATTATAATGGATACCAAGATGATAATGCCATCGTGTACTTAACCTTAGCCAATGAATTAATACATGATGTAAAAAAGAAGGCCTTTACTGTTGCTGAAGAAGTCTCGGGTATGCCTGGACTAGCTCTTCCCTTCAAGAGTGGAGGGTATGGTTTTGATTATCGTATGGCAATGAACATTCCTGATTATTGGATTAAGTTGATAAAAGATCATATTGATGAAGATTGGAAGCCTTCTTCCATGTTCTGGGAAGTTACAAATCGAAGAAAAGACGAGAAAACAATCTCTTATGCCGAAAGTCATGATCAGGCTTTGGTAGGAGACAAAACGATTATATTTAGATTAATAGATTCTGATATGTATTGGCATATGCAGAAGGGAGATGAAAACTATCGTGTGAATAGAGGATTGGCTCTTCATAAGATGATTCGCTTACTTACTGCATCCACTATGAATGGAGGGTATTTAAACTTTATGGGGAATGAGTTTGGACACCCAGAGTGGATTGATTTTCCTCGAGAAGGGAATGGATGGTCTCATAAATATGCCCGTCGTCAATGGAGTTTGGTAGATAATAAGAACTTAAATTTTCACCATTTAGCTGATTTTGGAAAAGCAATGCTTGCTCTATTTGCTGAGCGACCAAAGTTTCAAGATTTAGAGACAGAAGAAATATGGCATAATGATGGTGATCAGATTTTAGCTTATCAAAGAGGTGATTTGCTTTTTGTCTTTAACTTCAATCCAGTACAATCTTTTACAGATTATGGTTTCTTGGTAGAACCTGGTAAATATAAGGTGGTACTAAATACGGATAGTAAAAGCCTAGGAGGGTTTGGCTTTTCAGATGACAATATAGATCACTTCACTCATGGCGATCCTCTTTACAAAAAAGAAAATAAAGAGTGGTTAAAGTTGTATATACCTGCTCGCTCGGCTGTAGTATTAAAGAGAAGTAAGTAATCTTATTGTTTTAATCTTAAATACGAATGACATAAAGTTTAAGTTTTTATTGGTAAGCTGCTTTTTATTAGTAGCTACGATGCTTTTTGCCCAGACAGGATATCAAAAATCAACCATACCTAGTTTGCCCAATGAAAAATGGTGGGGTGGATTAGTTGCTTTAGGTTCACAGATGCCCTTTGCCTCCGATACAGAGAAGTACGACTTAGCTACGCAAAATTTCAATAATCAAGTAGTGCCTTTGTTTGTTTCTTCGCAAGGTCGATATATTTGGAGTAACCATCCTTTTACTTTCCAATTCAAAAGTGATACTCTATTAATAGAGTCTTCTTATGAAAAAATAGAACCAATTGAGGCAGGCACAACTCTTAAAGAGGCTTATCTGAAAGCTAGTCAAAAGCATTTTCCTGCGTCAGAAGTACTTCCAGATGCCCTTTTCTTTTCTAAGCCACAATACAATACTTGGATTGAACTCATGTACAATCAAAATCAGAAAGATGTATTAGAATATGCCAATCAGATAATTGCAAATAAGTTTCCTACAGGAATATTAATGATAGATGATAATTGGCAGAAATATTATGGCAACTTCGATTTTAAACCCGAGAAATTTCCTACCCCAAAGAAGATGATTGAAGAGTTGCATGCTAAGGACTTCAAAGTAATGCTTTGGGTTTGTCCTTTTGTATCTCCAGACAGTCCAGAATTTAGAGAGCTATCAGCTAAGGACCTCTTGATAAAAGAGAAGGGCAGCGGTAACCCTGCACTTATTCATTGGTGGAATGGCTTCAGTGCTTGTTATGATATGACAAATTCAGAGGCGGTGAAACATATCAAGAGTCAGCTAGATAAACTTTGTGCAGAATATGGTATCGATGGTTTCAAGTTTGATGCTGGAGATGTTGCCTATATGACAGGTGATTATGAGTTTTATGACCCTAAAGCAACCCCAACTATCTTTTCACAAAAATGGGCAGAGTTAGGATTGCAATACTCTTTTAATGAGCTGAGAACTTCATGGCAATTGGGTGGCCAAGCTTTGGTTCAACGTTTAGGGGACAAGGATTATTCGTGGCAAGCTTCTAGCTTACTTATCCCCGATATGATTACAGCAGGATTGTTAGGATATCCCTATACTTGTCCAGATATGATAGGTGGAGGTCAGTTTGGTTCTTTTCTTAATATAGACTCAGATAGTTTTGACCAAGAGTTGATTGTTCGCTCGTGTCAACTTCATGCTTTGATGCCGATGATGCAGTTTTCTGTAGCACCCTGGAGGATATTAGATGCTGATCATTTAGCTATTTGTGCTGAGTTTGCTCATCTTCATGAGCAGTTTGGTGTGTATATCTTAGAAACCGCCAAACAATCTGCTCAGACCGGAGAACCTATTTTGCGTAATATGGAATATACCTATCCTCATGAAGGTTTCATTGACTGTAAAGATCAGTTTATGCTAGGTGATAAATATTTGGTTGCACCGATGATTCATAAAGGCGATGAGCGAAGCGTAAAGCTTCCTAAAGGAGTCTGGAAAGATGATTTAGGGAAAGTGTTTAAAGGCCCCAAAATGATTAAAACAAGAGTCCCTATTAATCGCTTACCTTATTATACTAAGTTGAAGTGAAAATAAATAAAGGCCAAAGATGATCAGAATCTTTGGCCTTTCTATTTTATAGGAATAGAATATTATGGGGTTCTTTATAAATGAGTAGAAATTCCCTCTTCAATCCATTGTAACTTTTCTCTGCGAGTTTTTTTGCGGATGGCATAGTTGTTCTTCCAGTTCTCTGCTGTAACATAGCCTCTTTTATGCTCTAGGTGGACGCATATAGCTGAATAGCGAATCTGTTTGCTCTTAATACCAAGATTGAACAGACGTTCTCCCAACTCTCTATCTAATCCTCCATATTTCATTTTCTCATTGAATCCATTGATTTTTACAATATCTTCCTTCCATCCCGAAGAGTTGTGTCCATTCCAACTTGCATTGGCAGGAGTAATAGAATTAAGGAAGTTTTTGAGTTTAGGGTATTTAAGACTTAACTTTAAATCCTTGAAGAAGCGTCTAGGCTGTCCTAAAGATCTCATATAATCAATATCAAAACATCTTTGCGTTGAGATATCTTCTAATTGTATCTTGTGGGCCACATCCAATGTAGTGCGATACATACCACCAGATAAGAAGTATCCTTTTTCTGCGTATTTAGCATGCACCTCTAAAAAGTCTGCTCTAGGAATACAATCTCCATCTGTTAATAAGAGGTAGTTACCTTTACTTGCAATGATTGCCTTATTCAGAATTGTGCATTTCCTAAAACCCTCATCGGTATGCCAAATGTGTTGGATGGGGTATGATACAATCTTTTTATATCGCTCTATAAGTTTGATAGTTTCATCGCTTGAGCCATCATCTGCGATAACTACTTCAAAATCCTTGAAATTCTGGTGGTTATAGCCTACGAGAACCCTCTCAAGCCACGCAGGTTGATTATAGGTTGTAATTATAACCGAAATAAAAAATGGAGGTTGAACCATCTGTGTGTTGAATAATATGTCTATATATCAGGATTAAATAATTAATATCTTGGCATTATTTTGAATAAGAACAATGCAAATAAACTAATTAAGATTGCAAAGGTAACTAAAGCAATCAAAAAGAAAAAGCCAATCTTCACAAAACGTTTTGCACGGTGTGCATAAAAGTGGCTTGCTTCTTTATTTCCATATAAGAATAGCGGAGTTACTTTGGCAGCATAAAAGAGGGCTGCCAAGCCTAAAGGTGGTAGTATGAGGCTTAATAGTATCGCTTCCTGAAGCCATGTTTTTGGATATTTCTTTATTTGTTCCATATCTCTTTACTCCTTTATCCTAGAATAATTTAAAAAGGCTAGAAATCAATATTGGACGGAATATTAACCCTAGTATAATTCCTATAATAACAAATCTTTGCGCTTTTTTAGAATAATATTCTGCTTGAGACAAATCTCCCTTTAGGTAGTTATCATCTACTTTGGATGCATAATAGGTTGCAATAGCTCCAAATGGATAAGAAAAAACGAAGAAAGTAATGAGTGAGGAGAGTAGCCAAGATTTGGGTGGATTGAATCGGGTAGATCCAACTTTACCTGAAGGGTCTAATATCGATTTTAATTCAGAAACCTCAGATGCAGCTGTCCAGCTTGGTAAGCTTTTGTTCCATACCATCGTTTCTGGAGTTACTACTCCTTTGAGCTGCTCTATTGTAAAGGGCCCTTGGCGTTCATTATCATTAATTGCAATGTAATATTTCTCTTCCATACTGTATTGCAGTTTTCTTTTTTATAAAGAAACAACAAATTATTCTAAGTTTGTAATCTTTGTAAAGGAAAATCACGAAAAGCTTCTTATTTGTAAATAAGTTTTAATATTTTACTGCTATAAGGTTTCAATTGTGTGCGTATTGGTCGTTCTGGTGTAAATGTTATCACCTCTTTCTTTTGTGTCAATAATTCGATAGAATCAATTCTATTTTTAGGACTGAGCTTAAAATACTCAAAAGCATGGCTAGGTATATTGGTTTCTATATTTCGGGTTTCCGAATCGAAGTTGACAATAATAAAGAGTATTTCATTCTCATGTTTTCTGAGGAAAGCATATTGTTTGTCAGGATTGAAGTTATTAGATCTTGTATTGACATACATCAAATCAAAGAATAGTCCTTGTGTTATGGCTTGTTCTGTCTTTGCTATATTGAGTATCTTTTTATAAAACTCATAGAGGTTAATTTCTTTATCTGATAACTTTGTAAAGTTACACTTGCCTTTGTTATACCATCGTCTTATGGTATCTACCGACCAATAATCGAATATGCTAGTACGACCATCTAATCCACTAAATCCTTCTTGATTCATTCCTGACTCGCCAAACTCTTGTCCAAAGTAAATCATCATAGGGCAAGTGTTCAGGCAGGCAGATATTGTCATTGCTGGAATAGCTTTATTGGGGTCTGCTGCAAAAAAAGAAGATGCTATACGTTGTTCATCGTGATTCTCTAAGAAGTTGAGCATACGAGTTTGGAGGTCATCTAAGCTTTGCCAATTTGATGTTATTTGTGATGCTGGAGCATGCCCTTGAATTATTGATTTTAGGGTGTCATACAGTCCCACTTTGTCGTATAGATAGTCAAACTGACCTCTATACAAGTATCTTTTATATTGATTTGGGTTATAAGCTTCTGCTATAAATAGGATATGAGGGTGGTTTTCTTTTACAATGGGGATAGCCCATTCCCAAAAGTCGACAGGAACCATTTCTACCATATCACAACGAAAGGCATCAATCCCTTTTTGCGCCCAAAACAGTAAGATGTCCTTCATCTTGAACCAGGTATCGGGTATGGGGTCAAAATGCTTAGCCATCGCATTTTGATAATCTACTCCATAGTTTAGTTTTATTGTTTCATACCAGTCGATGCGAGAAGGAGAAGCTGTAAACTGATCATTTCCGGTGGCTTTAGCTGGATATTCATGATATCTATCGAAGCCTTGAGCATTCAAATCGAAATGAGGATTGAATTCAGCTTGAGGAATATAATAGAAGTTATTATAGGGAGAGAATGAACGAGATGGATCATCTCTATCGCCTAGTCCTATTGTTCCTGGAGTTTGCTGATCAGAGTGATATTGTCTGGCTACATGATTGGGGACAAAGTCTATAATCACCTTTAGTCCATTCTTATGACTCCTTTTTATTAAGTCTTCAAATTCTGCCATACGTTCATTCACCTGAGTAGCTAGTGCTGGAGCAATATCATAATAATCTTTGATTGCATAAGGAGAACCAGCTTTGCCTTTTACAATAGCAGGGTGATCGGGTAATATACCAAATTCGCTAAAATCTGTTTGTGTAGCATGCTCAATTACTCCTGTGTACCATATATAATTGGCGCCAAGAGCTTGAATTTGTTGCAAGGCTTTGTCCGTAAAGTCATTTAACTTGCCGCAACCATTCTCTTGCAAGTCTCCATTTGGCGTTGGGTTTTTAACTTGATTCCCGAATAAACGAGGAAGGACTTGATAGATAATAATTTTTTCTTTTTGCATAATTGTAACTAGTATGAAGCCTTTGTTTGTTTATTTCCAAACTTTTCCCGACTCCTCTAAGCGGCCATGTAAAACGTCTATAGCAACGTTATAGCCTTGTGTAAATATCTCTTTCGCCTTATCCAACTCTGTATTGCTATAATCATGAAGATTGTAGGGCTCAATAAGAAGGTCTGCTTTTTTTCTATCATTCATCGTGTTTGCTTGAAACATAAAGTTGTAAGAACGAAAAGCAATTGCTAATATATTCTTTTTATACTCTTTTGCAATGAGAGGGTTAACATTTATTGCGACTACCTTTTCGCACTCTTTGCGAATGGTAGATACGGGTAGATTCATAAACAGCCCTCCATCTACATAAAAAGTATCCCCAATTTTTACGGGGGAGAATAATACGGGCATACAGCATGATGCAGCTACTCGTTCTGCCAAAGGACCTTGATTAAAATGAACCATTCTACCTTTATCTAAATCTGTAGCTGTAATAATAAAAGGTAGTTGAAGATCTTCTATGTTTTTTGCTTTTAAGTTACTTTCTAAAAAATCAATAAATTCCTGAAGATCAAACAATCCCATTTTAGGAATGATAAACTTGGTTAGATCAAAAAACTTATGTCCTGAAAAAAAATCTAATACCTTATACGGTTCATTACCATCTGCATAAAAAACTCCTGCTAAAGCACCTGCACTTACTCCCGAAATAATATCTGGACGAATATCGTGCTCCAAAAGTGCTTGCATAACTCCTAGGTGAGCGAATCCTTTGATAAAGCCACCACTAAGAGCATAGCCTATATTGTATTTTTTTTCATTTGCCATTTAGTACAATTTTACTCGATTTTTTGAATGTCACGAAATTAGTAAATAATCGGATTGGTTATTTTAATTTTAGTCTATTTTAATACTCCTCCAAATTTGTAGAAAAATAAACTTGGATTAAGATACTCAATTTTTACTTAGGTTTATTGGTTTTGGTTCACAGAAGTGACTTGTCATAATATATGACCACTTTAAAGGAGTGTTATTTGAAGAAAAGATTGATTAATCTCGTCCATTAGCTGTATGAAAGGTAAAGGTTTAAAAAAGTGCTTGGAGGAATTTTAAGCAAATGGACTATTTTGACACCGACATGATGATGACATGACACCGACATGTTACTATCTTAACCCTGATAAAGCATTGTTTTGCCTTAGTCGTGAAATAGAGTAAACCAAGAGATACTTGATTGGTTTAAGAATAAAAAAAGTGCTGATCCACTTTTTATGTAAATCAGCACTTCGCTTATTGTAAATAAAAATAACTATTATTAGATACCTTTGGCAGATACAGCTTTGTCTATTTTACGAATTAGACCTTGAAGAACTGCTCCTGGTCCACATTCAATAAACTCTGTTGCACCATCGGCAATCATATTTTGTACAGATTGAGTCCAACGTACAGAAGAAGTTAGCTGAGCTACAAGGTTTTCCTTAATTTCAGCAGGGTCCGTATGAGGTTTTGCATCTACATTTTGATATACAGGACATTTTGGAGTATTGATAGTTGTTGCCTTAATAGCAGCTTCTAGTTCTACTCTTGCTGGTTCCATAAGAGGAGAGTGGAATGCTCCACCCACTTTTAGAGGAAGTGCACGTTTTGCTCCAGCTTCTTTCATCAGTTCACAAGCTTTTTCAATACCTGCCATAGAGCCCGAAATGACTACCTGTCCAGGACAGTTATAGTTTGCTGCAATACATACTTCATCTGTAATTGAAGCACAAATCTCTTCTACTTTGTCATCGGGTAGAGCAATAATAGCAGCCATAGTTCCTGGTGCGGCTTCACATGCTTTTTGCATTGCCATAGCACGAGCATATACTAGACGAAGACCATCTTCAAAAGACAGAGCTCCTGCTGCAACTAGTGCAGAGAATTCTCCTAGTGAGTGTCCAGCCGTCATATCTGGGTTAAATTCCCCATCTGCACAAAGAGCAGAAATAACGGAATGAAGAAAAACGGCAGGTTGAGTTACTTTAGTTTGACGTAACTCTTCGTCTGTTCCCGAGAACATAATATCTGTAATACGATATCCTAAAATATCGTTTGCTTTTTCAAAAAGATCTTTTGCTAAAGGAGAATTTTCGTATAGGTCTTTTCCCATACCAACAAATTGTGCTCCTTGACCTGGAAATACAAATGCTTTCATATTTGTTGAATTTTATTTCTTTTATTCGTGCAAATATAAGCCGATTTTATTAGAAAAACATTATAAATGCTCAATATAGTGCAGGTATATAATCGTATATATCTGATTATTAATTGTTTAATTATTGGCGAGTATGCCTTCTACTCTATTGAATATTCCCTCTGTATTTGCTGGCTTTATATTTAGAATATTGCATAGCAACACATATATATCTGTATTCACAAAGTCGGTATGGATGTAGTTTTCCTTAAAACTAGGTCCGTAGGCCCTAAACATAACTTGCATATCTTTGTCTGAAGGGAAGTACCCGTGTGCTCCTTTTTGATTTCGAGGCTGATTTGAAAACTGCCATCCTAGTTCAGGTGCAACTACAATATCTCCTATGCGGTGACTACTTCCATAGGCAAGCTCAGAAGGGATGTCTTCTTTTTTCCATACATGGATATGTGGAGCTTTCTTAAGAGATTGATAAACTGTCTCTCTAAACTCTGGTTTAGTGAAAATCGAGGTTGGAGTTCTACCACTTATAACTTCACACCATTCGGGCTTTAAATATTCATTCATATCTATAAAGCGATCGTTGCTGATGTCTGTCATACCATGATCTGAAGTTACAATTAAGTTTATCCGACTGCTATGAGGAAGTGTAGCAATACGATTCATTAAGTAACCCATCAATTTATCTAGCTTTCGTACCTCATCTTCAACCTCTGTACTCTTGGGTCCAAAGTGGTGTCCCTTTCCATCTGGCTCTTCCATATATAGCATAATAAGCTGTGGCCTTTCTGCTTCAGATTTAGAAAGTAGTTCGATAGCTTTGTCTATTCTTTGCTCAAAGTTGAGACGTGGTGTATTGTCCCATTTGAGATAAAAATCGGGATAAGTTCCTTTGATCTTTACGTCAGAACCCACCCAATAGATACTAGCTGTTTTTATACCTTGCTGTTGAGCTGTTACCCAGATGGGTTCTCCTAAATAAAATTTAGGATCGTAACGAGTACTCTTATCGCCCATGCTATAATTTTGATTAAATTCACTATCCCAAAAAGTGTTATTAATTAGTCCGTTTCGGTTGGGTGTCAGTCCTGTTGCTATTGTATAATGATTGGGAAAAGTTGAGGCAGGATACGAGGGAAGCATAACAGCCGAAACCCCTCTTTGGGCCATTTTGTCCAAAAACGGAGTTTGGTACAATTCTGTATAGTCCCATCGAAAACCATCGAGGGAAACAAGTACAGTATAAATACGTTCGCTAGAGGAAGAATGATCACATGCCCCTAGTATTACAAGGAAGCATAACAGCAGCCAATGATGAACTCTTTTCATATAAATTTGTCTTTTAGATTAGATAATTAGTTACAGCAAAAATAGATGATCAGTATGTATTGTCAAAATTTATTTTATATATAAGGGTAGCAGCAAACTAAAACTTGCTAGCTATTGTTCTAAATTAGCAATTGTAAATTTGAAATATGAATCATTCCCAAAAAATTAATAAAGTTGAAATACGAAATCTTCAAATGGAGGATTACGAACAACTATTTAGATCTTTTTATCGCATTTATGCAGATGGGAGCGATGTCTTTTGGACACGTGAACAAATTAGCAGCCTTATTAAAATGTTTCCCGAAGGGCAAATTGTCATTTTAGTAGATGGCAAAGCTGTGGGTTGCGCCTTAAGTATTATTGTAGATTATGGTTTAGTAAAAGGACAGCATACCTATAGTCAGGTTACAGCCGATGAAACTTTTTCTACCCACAAGCCTGATGGAAATATCTTGTATGGTATTGAAATCTTTGTTCACCCCGATTACAGAGGACTTCGTTTGGCAAGACGTATGTATGATTATCGCAAAGAACTGTGCGAAACGCTCAATCTGAAATCTATTATGTTTGGTGGTAGAATCCCCAATTACCATAAATATGCCGATGAATTACGACCCAAAGAGTATATTCAGAAGGTAAGACAAAAAGATATTTTTGACCCCGTACTTACTTTTCAAATCTCTAATGATTTTCATGTGCGTAGAATTATGACAAACTATCTTCCCAATGATGAAGAATCTTGTCACTATGCTTGTCTTTTACAATGGGATAATATTTACTATCAAGAAGCAACAGAGGAATATATCTATCCTAAATCAACAATTAGGGTGGGGGCTGTGCAATGGCAGATGAGAAACTATAGAGGATTGAGTGAGCTTTTTGAGCAAATAGACTTTTTTGTAGACTCCGTTTCTGCTTATAACTGTGATTTTGTATTATTCCCCGAATACTTTAATGCTCCACTAATGGCAAAATCGAACGACTTGAATGAATCTCAGGCTATTCGTAAACTTGCTGAATATACAGAGGAAATTAGAGATCGATTTATTGAATTAGCTATTAGCCATAATATTAATATTATAACAGGAAGTATGCCCTATAAAAATAGGGATACAGGTAATCTTCTAAATGTAGGTTTTTTGTGTAGAAGAGATGGTACTTATGAGATGTATGAGAAAATACATGTTACTCCCGATGAAGAAAAAAGCTGGGGACTTCGAGGAGGGGATAGAGTAAAAGCTTTTGATACCGATTGTGCTAAAATAGGAGTATTAATCTGTTATGATTCGGAATT is part of the Bacteroides coprosuis DSM 18011 genome and harbors:
- a CDS encoding hypothetical protein (KEGG: tfu:Tfu_2818 hypothetical protein~SPTR: Interferon-induced transmembrane protein;~IMG reference gene:2504107104~PFAM: Interferon-induced transmembrane protein), with the protein product MEEKYYIAINDNERQGPFTIEQLKGVVTPETMVWNKSLPSWTAASEVSELKSILDPSGKVGSTRFNPPKSWLLSSLITFFVFSYPFGAIATYYASKVDDNYLKGDLSQAEYYSKKAQRFVIIGIILGLIFRPILISSLFKLF
- a CDS encoding malonyl CoA-acyl carrier protein transacylase (COGs: COG0331 (acyl-carrier-protein) S-malonyltransferase~InterPro IPR004410:IPR014043:IPR020801~KEGG: bth:BT_0789 malonyl CoA-acyl carrier protein transacylase~PFAM: Acyl transferase~PRIAM: [Acyl-carrier-protein] S-malonyltransferase~SMART: Polyketide synthase, acyl transferase domain~SPTR: Malonyl CoA-acyl carrier protein transacylase;~TIGRFAM: Malonyl CoA-acyl carrier protein transacylase~IMG reference gene:2504107107~PFAM: Acyl transferase domain~TIGRFAM: malonyl CoA-acyl carrier protein transacylase); amino-acid sequence: MKAFVFPGQGAQFVGMGKDLYENSPLAKDLFEKANDILGYRITDIMFSGTDEELRQTKVTQPAVFLHSVISALCADGEFNPDMTAGHSLGEFSALVAAGALSFEDGLRLVYARAMAMQKACEAAPGTMAAIIALPDDKVEEICASITDEVCIAANYNCPGQVVISGSMAGIEKACELMKEAGAKRALPLKVGGAFHSPLMEPARVELEAAIKATTINTPKCPVYQNVDAKPHTDPAEIKENLVAQLTSSVRWTQSVQNMIADGATEFIECGPGAVLQGLIRKIDKAVSAKGI
- a CDS encoding Patatin (COGs: COG1752 esterase of the alpha-beta hydrolase superfamily~InterPro IPR002641~KEGG: bfs:BF2341 hypothetical protein~PFAM: Patatin/Phospholipase A2-related~SPTR: Predicted esterase of the alpha-beta hydrolase superfamily;~IMG reference gene:2504107106~PFAM: Patatin-like phospholipase); this encodes MANEKKYNIGYALSGGFIKGFAHLGVMQALLEHDIRPDIISGVSAGALAGVFYADGNEPYKVLDFFSGHKFFDLTKFIIPKMGLFDLQEFIDFLESNLKAKNIEDLQLPFIITATDLDKGRMVHFNQGPLAERVAASCCMPVLFSPVKIGDTFYVDGGLFMNLPVSTIRKECEKVVAINVNPLIAKEYKKNILAIAFRSYNFMFQANTMNDRKKADLLIEPYNLHDYSNTELDKAKEIFTQGYNVAIDVLHGRLEESGKVWK
- a CDS encoding alpha amylase catalytic region (COGs: COG0366 Glycosidase~InterPro IPR006047:IPR006048:IPR006589~KEGG: bth:BT_0773 alpha-amylase 3~PFAM: Glycosyl hydrolase, family 13, catalytic domain; Alpha-amylase, C-terminal all beta~SMART: Glycosyl hydrolase, family 13, subfamily, catalytic domain~SPTR: Putative uncharacterized protein;~IMG reference gene:2504107105~PFAM: Alpha amylase, catalytic domain), which encodes MQKEKIIIYQVLPRLFGNQVKNPTPNGDLQENGCGKLNDFTDKALQQIQALGANYIWYTGVIEHATQTDFSEFGILPDHPAIVKGKAGSPYAIKDYYDIAPALATQVNERMAEFEDLIKRSHKNGLKVIIDFVPNHVARQYHSDQQTPGTIGLGDRDDPSRSFSPYNNFYYIPQAEFNPHFDLNAQGFDRYHEYPAKATGNDQFTASPSRIDWYETIKLNYGVDYQNAMAKHFDPIPDTWFKMKDILLFWAQKGIDAFRCDMVEMVPVDFWEWAIPIVKENHPHILFIAEAYNPNQYKRYLYRGQFDYLYDKVGLYDTLKSIIQGHAPASQITSNWQSLDDLQTRMLNFLENHDEQRIASSFFAADPNKAIPAMTISACLNTCPMMIYFGQEFGESGMNQEGFSGLDGRTSIFDYWSVDTIRRWYNKGKCNFTKLSDKEINLYEFYKKILNIAKTEQAITQGLFFDLMYVNTRSNNFNPDKQYAFLRKHENEILFIIVNFDSETRNIETNIPSHAFEYFKLSPKNRIDSIELLTQKKEVITFTPERPIRTQLKPYSSKILKLIYK
- a CDS encoding Sphingomyelin phosphodiesterase (COGs: COG1524 Uncharacterized protein of the AP superfamily~InterPro IPR002591~KEGG: bfs:BF2358 putative phosphodiesterase-nucleotide pyrophosphatase~PFAM: Type I phosphodiesterase/nucleotide pyrophosphatase/phosphate transferase~PRIAM: Sphingomyelin phosphodiesterase~SPTR: Probable phosphodiesterase I;~IMG reference gene:2504107108~PFAM: Type I phosphodiesterase / nucleotide pyrophosphatase); translation: MKRVHHWLLLCFLVILGACDHSSSSERIYTVLVSLDGFRWDYTELYQTPFLDKMAQRGVSAVMLPSYPASTFPNHYTIATGLTPNRNGLINNTFWDSEFNQNYSMGDKSTRYDPKFYLGEPIWVTAQQQGIKTASIYWVGSDVKIKGTYPDFYLKWDNTPRLNFEQRIDKAIELLSKSEAERPQLIMLYMEEPDGKGHHFGPKSTEVEDEVRKLDKLMGYLMNRIATLPHSSRINLIVTSDHGMTDISNDRFIDMNEYLKPEWCEVISGRTPTSIFTKPEFRETVYQSLKKAPHIHVWKKEDIPSELAYGSSHRIGDIVVAPELGWQFSNQPRNQKGAHGYFPSDKDMQVMFRAYGPSFKENYIHTDFVNTDIYVLLCNILNIKPANTEGIFNRVEGILANN